A window of Loxodonta africana isolate mLoxAfr1 chromosome 3, mLoxAfr1.hap2, whole genome shotgun sequence genomic DNA:
TTGGCACCCACTATTAACGTGGTTCATGACTTTCTGTTTAAGCTGTGCCACCTGTTCCCTGAGCATATTGGCCGTGGACGCCAGCTCCGAGTTCTGCGCTTTCAAAGTTTTCACTTTTTCCTCCAGCCGGGCGATCCTCTCCAGCTTTCTTTTCCGGCACTTGGAGGCAGCGATGCGGTTCCTCATGCGCTTCCTTTCCGCCTTGATCCGCTCCTGTGACTCCATGTCGATGGGGGACAGGGGCGGCGTCTCCCCGGGCATCTCGGGGACCGTCTGCGGCTCCTCCTTTAGGGCCTGGAGTCGAGGGTGCTGCACGGGGATCTGCTGGGGCAGGTGATGTGGCGGCTGCGGCTGCTGTTGGGGCTGCGCGGGAAAGGCCAGGCCGCCGGCGCCATAGGAGGGCGCCCCGCCGCCGCTGCTCAACGCGCCCGGGTTGAAGTTGCTAAGGTTGGCGTAGACTGGCGGCTCGCTGTGCAGGCTGGCGCTGAAACCGCCGCTGCCGCCCGCCACGGAAGCCACCGCCGGGGCCACCATGCCCGCCCCGCTGACCGGCTGCGCCGCGGACGTGACGCTTGGCAAAGTGTTCTGGCTGTGCAGTTCGGCCAGGGCGCGCACGAAGCCCTCGGCGAAGCCCTCCTGCTCGTCCGTCACGTTCTTGGGGCACAGGAACTGGGTAGGGGTCGGCGTGGTGGTGATGTGCCCGTTGCTGGACTGGATAATCAGGCGCTCCAGCTCGGGCGACGCCAACTTGAGCAGCCCGACGTCGGGCGAGGTGAGGAGGTCCGAGTTCTTGGCGCGGAGGTGCGGCTTCAGGCTGCCCACCGGGTCAGCCAGGTTCAGGGTCATGCTCTGTTTCAGGATCTTGGGGTTACTGTAGCCGTAGGCGCCGCTCTCGGACTGGAGGAAGGAGACGTTGAGGGCATCGTCATAGAAGGTCGTTTCCATCTTTGCAGTCATAGAAGAGTCCGTCACTTCACGTGGGGTTAGTTTGGGCTGCGCGCAGAAGTTTCGGGGCCGCAACAGCGCGTTGGCAAGCGAGGGGTACCCGCGCCTCCCGCGGCCTTTGGCAAGGAAAGTTTCTCTAAGAGCGCGCGCACACGCTGGCTGTCCTCCCCCCAGCGCCCTCCTCACCAGCTCGCTCCAGAGAACGCAGGCTTAAGATGCCGCCTGCACCCTTCCTTCTCCGCTCTCGCGCGCTGCCTCTCTTTGAAAAGTCGCGGTCACTCACTGAGCGCTCAGCGGGCGCAGTGGTTGCTCGGACGAACTCGCTTCCCGGGGACAGCAGTCTCGAAGCGGTGCCGCTTAGTGCAGATCCGGCAGTGGCGAGCCGGCGGCGGGTCGCAGCCGCCCCGACTCCGACGACTCTCCCCTCCTCCGCTGCGAGGGGAGGGGGCTCCTGGCACCAGCAGCTCTTGCTCGCCCAAGTTCAGCAACCGGTGTGAGCGAAGCTGGACGCGCGTCCCTCCTCTCTTTCCTCTCCTGCCGCCTTCTTCTTTATCACCGCTGCGGCAGCTTAAGAGGAAAGGTTTGCAAACGTTCGCTTCGGGACCCGGGTACCACTTGTCCCCTCTCCTCTCGGCTGGGAAAGTTCTTTGCCGCTGCAGCCGCTCGCTGGACTTCCCCCGGCTGGCGGGCAGTCACAGCTCTCCGCGGCTGTCAACGCCCGGGCAGCGGTGCTCTCTTCCCGGGGCTACTGGAGAAGGGGCTCTCCGGGCGCTCCCCAAAACACCAGCCCGGAAGCCACAGGCGCTAGCTCTGGGCGGTTAGcgagaaaatggaaaagaaaagaagatttGCAGTTCAGACTCTGCTGCCTTCCTGACTGACTGTCTCCGTCTGTCTGTCTCAGTCCGCGCGCCTCCACTCCCGCCTCGCTGCTTCAGCCACACTCAGTGCAACTCTGAGCCCTTATCCAGCCCGGAGCTCAACACTTATCTGCTACCAGTCAACCCCTAAAAATAGCCCATGATGTCACCCCGAGGCCTTCCCATTGGCTCGTGTCGCTCTCAAGGGGGCGGGCCCGCCCGTCACCATGGAGACCCCACCCTAGAAGATTCTTCTCCGGACCCGCGGAGGCTCACGGGATGAGGTAATGCTCCGCTGCCCTCCTACAGTTGGGCCCTTCTTTCTcgtcctctccccctccccctcccgcgCGACTCTGGCCCTTctctcccccttctcctcccaGGCCAGTCCTTCCCGGCCCGCCCGGTGCATTGTGGGCTGACGTCTTGGGGTTTGACTGTCTGGTGACGGTGGCTGCCGCGAGCGGGAGGACTCTCCCAGCCTCTGACCCAGGCGGGCTCAAGCTCGGGACCGAGATGCAGGGGATGCGGGGCCCCGGAAGGCTGGGGGACCGGGGTAGTTGTCTGGGGCCGAGGGTGTGGGATGATGTGTGGTTTTTCGCCACTTGGGAGGCGCGAAGTTGGCCGAGGCATTTCGCCGCGCGAGGTTGGGAGGCTGGGAGCCCGCGTCGGTGACCCCCCCGCATTTCCGGGGGCGGGAGCGCCGCCCTTAAGGTGGCTCTGTTTAGTCCCCCGTGGGGGTGAGCTTAAGTGGGCCCAAGTTTAGGGCTGGTCGCACGGGGGTTGACCCCCCACGTTGAAGACGCTCTGAAGTTTGTCTCTCGTTCAAGTTCACGAGCGACCGTCCTCTCCGCTCTCTGGCAGTGCCCAGAGCCGAGTGGTTTGCATTGCTTGAAACTGGGCGCTCCGCTAAGTCCCGCTGCACCTCACGTCACCCTTCGGGGACCCTGGGGGGAAGAGGGTTGCAGGAGTTTACAGCTTTGCCTTGGAGGTGAGGTTTTTACAGGGGGAAGAATCAGGCGGCAACTCAGCGTCCATTTCGGAACAAGCGTTTAGGGATTCCGAAATTCTGGGAACCCCGGTGATCTTCTACCACACACCCCAccctacacacacaccacacacacacacacacacacacacacacacacacacacacacacacccgcccTGATTTGCTTCGGGGAAAACAAGTGTCGAAAGCGGCAGAGACTCGCCAAAAGTCACGCAGCGACTCAGGAGCTTAAAAATCTCTCGACTCCCTGCTGGGTGGTGAGCTGATACCTTGTGCAGCCTCTAGGAAGCGCTAGACACATATAAGTGGTTCCTTTCTGTGGTGGTGATTTATCTGCCCCGCCCCCTCACTCCTCCCCACTTCAGTGACAAAATGTATGGTGGAAGGAATACCGAAGTCGGGAATCCTGCGTTCTGTCTGCCCCGTGCTGCCACAGTGTAAGTGAGCGATCACTGAACTTCTCTGTGCTTCACTTCCCTCATCTGCAAGTTAGCTGGTTAGATCTGCTTCCCTGGGCTGCAGGCGTTAGTGTATCATCTTGCCTCCGTGGCTAAGGAGGTGGTCGCCAAACACCCATTCCTTGACCTTCCTCCAAGTTTCCCAAAGCATTGTAGGAGGATGGAATGCCAGGACATAAGAGTGTAATTTGGCAGGACAAGGTCTGCTTTCCAGTGAGGAACACTGAGGGGAGGAGGTGAGTGAGGGTGGATCCGGTTAGAAGGCAACTCTTTCCCAGGCCGCCTCTCTAGGTCTAGGGTTTGAAGTTGGATCTGTAGTAGTTGAAGTTCCTAGGTACTTATTCTGACTTTTCTGCTTCTGAACTCGGGGGAATTCAGTCTTAAGTTCATAGCCCCCAGCCTTAAGGTATTTGTGGCTTTGAAAGTTCAGAATCAACAGCAgctggtgttggtggagaatccGCCGATTTTTTTTCACTTGAGGCACTCAACTCTTCATTCATTCGTGTG
This region includes:
- the JUN gene encoding transcription factor Jun, whose product is MTAKMETTFYDDALNVSFLQSESGAYGYSNPKILKQSMTLNLADPVGSLKPHLRAKNSDLLTSPDVGLLKLASPELERLIIQSSNGHITTTPTPTQFLCPKNVTDEQEGFAEGFVRALAELHSQNTLPSVTSAAQPVSGAGMVAPAVASVAGGSGGFSASLHSEPPVYANLSNFNPGALSSGGGAPSYGAGGLAFPAQPQQQPQPPHHLPQQIPVQHPRLQALKEEPQTVPEMPGETPPLSPIDMESQERIKAERKRMRNRIAASKCRKRKLERIARLEEKVKTLKAQNSELASTANMLREQVAQLKQKVMNHVNSGCQLMLTQQLQTF